In Rutidosis leptorrhynchoides isolate AG116_Rl617_1_P2 chromosome 2, CSIRO_AGI_Rlap_v1, whole genome shotgun sequence, one genomic interval encodes:
- the LOC139889331 gene encoding uncharacterized protein — MEDFLLQNSALCWTEIFLHLEALFIVVNGYLFLPKKMNIFIWRLIRKGIPTRANLCNLGLVNVSEMCSFGEASEEDIDHVFTSCRFTTPLSRGFLNWWNAVSSASFLAGTAEINMVCLASRYVLLWLIWQWRNKIVHDPGDGRSSILKEDILAEARILSYLWISSRI, encoded by the coding sequence ATGGAAGACTTTCTGTTGCAAAACTCCGCTCTCTGCTGGACCGAAATCTTCTTGCATCTAGAGGCCCTCTTCATAGTTGTAAATGGATATCTTTTTCTTCCTAAAAAGATGAACATTTTCATTTGGAGATTAATTCGGAAAGGGATCCCAACACGTGCAAACCTGTGCAACCTTGGGCTAGTAAATGTATCAGAAATGTGCTCTTTTGGCGAAGCTTCTGAGGAAGACATTGATCATGTTTTCACCTCTTGCAGATTCACCACTCCACTTTCGAGAGGGTTTTTAAATTGGTGGAATGCAGTAAGTTCAGCTAGCTTTCTGGCTGGTACTGCTGAGATAAATATGGTGTGTTTAGCTTCCAGGTACGTCCTTCTTTGGCTCATTTGGCAATGGCGAAACAAAATTGTGCATGACCCTGGGGATGGAAGATCAAGTATCCTTAAAGAAGATATTCTTGCAGAGGCCCGCATTTTATCGTATCTATGGATTTCAAGTAGGATTTGA
- the LOC139889330 gene encoding uncharacterized protein has translation MKASFVALQETKLDSIDRNWVSRLWWSDDFDFVQKEKVGKSGGQLLVWDTNVFDAEYVISIEGGIGIHGTWKSTGCKFNLLNIYGPDDAKKQVLWDAISNLIAGVNEAWLLEIPLGGRNFTRVSDDGLKYSKLDRFLVSEDFFYLWKDLTAVVLVRHLSDHCPILLKDEERNFGPKPFKVFDAWFNEEGVDDVVSDAWKTSVPEVNRKDCVFRNRLKNVKTALKNWCNGKFDRLDLEIEHHKATTIQLELKAESCVLNEDELDKWKNSRKTWFEKEKIKVDMLKQKACEVIKVDLINAITWFWECGEISKGCNASFVTLVPKKTDPLNLCDFRPISLIGSYYKIIAKVLSNRLRKVVPSLVGPEQSVFLKGRFILDGALIVNECIDFLKSKRQKGTLFKVDFEKAFDCVNWEFLFEVMKCMGYGNFRVVTSEFSLGRGIRQGDPLSPFLFIIAAEGLNILAKAACEKGLFKGIEVGSDKVPISHLQYVDDTIFIGEWSHANIHSLQNLLKCFELASGLKVYFQKSCLYGVGVEVGEVNLVASRVGCQVGVFPFTYLGLPIGSKMSKLKDWEPVIEKFKCRLANWKMRSMSFGGRLVLIKSVLSSLPLYYFSLFRAPPCVLKLLESVRRSFFWGGADSGSKIHWVKWESVISPYEVGGLNIGSLKSKNLALLGKWWWRFKIETNSLWVKVIRSIHGDCGGLSLRDDSRHSSRLGTWRNIVNACFFLDDINIPFRNSFMKSIGDGSSTSFWHEVWIGDKSLRESFPMLFRLEVEKEVKICDRIETTGNSVIPVWNWVRAPSGRTEGELRRLERLLSEFNFNTSKGDEWVWTLAGNNLFTVKDLSFLIDEKLLASIPFAPAVMRNSLVPKKLKYSCSGL, from the exons ATGAAAGCGTCATTTGTGGCTCTACAAGAAACTAAACTTGACTCTATTGATCGTAATTGGGTCAGTAGACTTTGGTGGTCTGATGATTTTGACTTTGTTCAAAAAGAGAAAGTAGGTAAATCTGGTGGGCAGTTGTTAGTGTGGGATACAAACGTGTTTGATGCTGAATATGTTATCAGTATTGAGGGTGGGATAGGTATTCATGGAACATGGAAGTCAACTGGTTGCAAGTTTAATCTCCTAAACATCTATGGGCCTGATGATGCCAAAAAACAAGTGCTTTGGGATGCTATATCAAACTTAATTGCAGGTGTTAACGAGGCATG GCTGTTGGAAATACCATTGGGCGGGAGGAATTTCACGAGAGTTAGTGATGATGGATTGAAATATAGCAAATTAGATAGATTTCTTGTAAGTGAAGACTTCTTTTATTTGTGGAAAGACTTGACTGCGGTTGTTTTAGTGAGACATCTCTCGGATCACTGTCCGATTTTGTTGAAAGATGAGGAGAGAAACTTTGGACCAAAACCGTTCAAAGTCTTCGACGCTTGGTTTAATGAGGAAGGTGTGGATGATGTTGTTAGCGACGCTTGGAAGACTAGTGTTCCTGAGGTCAATAGAAAAGACTGTGTTTTTAGGAATCGATTGAAAAACGTCAAAACAGCTCTTAAAAATTGGTGTAATGGCAAGTTTGATCGGTTGGACTTGGAGATCGAACATCACAAAGCTACTACCATACAGCTCGAGCTTAAGGCAGAATCATGTGTTCTTAACGAGGACGAGCTCGATAAATGGAAGAATTCTAGAAAAACATGGTTCGAGAAGGAAAAAATCAAAGTGGATATGCTTAAGCAAAAAGCTTGT GAAGTTATTAAAGTTGATCTTATTAATGCCATCACTTGGTTTTGGGAATGTGGGGAGATTTCTAAAGGGTGTAATGCTTCGTTCGTCACACTTGTTCCTAAAAAAACCGACCCGCTTAATCTTTGTGATTTTCGGCCTATTAGCCTCATTGGTAGTTATTACAAAATAATTGCCAAGGTCCTCTCAAATCGTCTCCGAAAAGTTGTCCCTTCACTTGTAGGTCCGGAGCAAAGCGTCTTTTTAAAAGGTAGATTCATTTTGGATGGTGCTCTTATAGTTAATGAGTGCATTGATTTTCTTAAATCAAAAAGGCAAAAAGGTACTCTCTTTAAAGTCGACTTTGAGAAGGCCTTCGATTGTGTCAATTGGGAGTTTTTATTTGAGGTGATGAAATGTATGGGGTATG gaaattttcgggtcgtcacaagcgAGTTCTCATTGGGTAGAGGTATCCGACAAGGTGACCCTCTTTCCCCTTTTTTATTCATCATTGCAGCGGAGGGTTTAAACATCTTAGCGAAAGCGGCTTGTGAAAAAGGGCTATTCAAAGGTATTGAGGTCGGAAGTGATAAAGTTCCTATCTCTCACTTGCAATATGTGGACGACACCATTTTTATCGGTGAATGGAGTCATGCTAATATTCATAGCCTTCAAAACCTTCTTAAGTGTTTTGAGCTTGCGTCCGGACTAAAAGTTTACTTTCAAAAGAGTTGCTTGTATGGTGTGGGTGTGGAGGTTGGTGAGGTAAATTTGGTGGCTAGTCGGGTTGGTTGTCAAGTTGGTGTGTTCCCCTTTACGTATCTCGGGTTACCAATTGGATCGAAGATGAGTAAATTAAAAGATTGGGAGCCGGTAATTGAAAAATTCAAATGTAGACTTGCGAATTGGAAAATGCGTTCGATGTCTTTTGGTGGCCGATTAGTCCTTATTAAATCGGTTCTTTCTAGTCTTCCATTGTATTATTTCTCACTCTTTCGTGCCCCGCCCTGTGTGTTAAAACTTTTAGAGAGTGTGAGACGTTCATTTTTTTGGGGTGGGGCGGACTCGGGTTCCAAAATCCATTGGGTTAAATGGGAGAGTGTTATTTCTCCTTATGAGGTCGGGGGGTTAAATATTGGGTCTCTCAAAAGCAAAAACCTTGCCTTATtgggaaagtggtggtggaggttcaaaatcgAAACTAATTCACTTTGGGTTAAAGTAATTCGTAGCATTCATGGCGATTGTGGTGGCCTAAGTTTGAGGGATGATTCTCGTCATTCTTCACGCTTAGGTACATGGCGTAATATTGTTAATGCATGTTTTTTCTTGGATGATATAAATATCCCTTTCAGGAACTCTTTTATGAAGTCAATTGGTGATGGATCGTCTACTTCCTTTTGGCATGAAGTGTGGATCGGTGACAAAAGTTTACGCGAATCTTTCCCCATGCTTTTTAGATTGGAAGTTGAAAAAGAGGTGAAGATTTGTGATAGAATCGAAACGACTGGAAATTCTGTGATACCGGTGTGGAATTGGGTTCGAGCACCAAGTGGGAGAACAGAGGGTGAGCTGCGAAGGCTTGAAAGGCTGCTGTCCGAATTCAACTTCAATACATCAAAAGGCGACGAATGGGTATGGACGTTAGCAGGTAATAACTTGTTTACTGTCAAGGATCTCTCCTTTTTAATCGATGAAAAGCTGCTGGCTTCTATCCCATTCGCACCTGCTGTTATGCGAAATAGCCTTGTGCCGAAAAAGTTAAAATATTCGTGTAGCGGCTTGTGA